Proteins encoded in a region of the uncultured Paludibaculum sp. genome:
- a CDS encoding M12 family metallopeptidase, with product MKNVIVCSPKSLPREQLFAAAKTAVAINPLNHAPLARLASLMPSFRPTREHLAVVTTKYWGLKGVKLTVGFMDHPPADLRKRILLHMNAWASSANVKFAETKTDPQVRIAREGGNDGGYWSYVGTDITHIPKSQQTMNLEAFTMNTPESEFHRVVRHETGHTLGFPHEHMRAALVAKIDPEKAIEYFMRTQGWSEDEVRAQVLTPIEEGTLMGTVADPQSIMCYQIPGEITKDGKPIVGGRDIDRLDFSFAASIYPKKTAKPAPKSAPMAKKAKAGKR from the coding sequence GTGAAAAACGTGATCGTCTGTTCTCCCAAGAGTCTGCCTCGTGAGCAGCTTTTCGCCGCGGCCAAAACGGCCGTCGCCATCAACCCTCTGAACCACGCGCCGCTCGCGCGGCTCGCCAGCCTCATGCCCTCCTTTCGCCCCACGCGCGAACACCTCGCGGTCGTCACCACCAAATACTGGGGCCTCAAAGGAGTGAAGTTGACAGTCGGCTTCATGGACCACCCGCCGGCCGACCTGCGCAAGCGGATTCTGCTCCACATGAACGCCTGGGCCTCCTCCGCGAACGTAAAATTTGCCGAGACCAAAACTGATCCGCAGGTCCGGATCGCTCGTGAAGGAGGCAACGACGGTGGCTATTGGTCTTACGTCGGCACCGATATCACGCACATCCCGAAAAGCCAGCAAACGATGAACCTCGAGGCGTTCACCATGAATACCCCTGAATCCGAGTTCCATCGAGTGGTCCGCCACGAGACCGGCCACACCCTCGGCTTCCCACACGAACACATGCGCGCCGCCCTCGTCGCCAAGATCGATCCCGAGAAAGCCATCGAGTACTTCATGCGCACCCAGGGTTGGAGCGAAGATGAAGTCCGCGCCCAAGTGCTCACGCCCATTGAGGAGGGCACACTCATGGGTACCGTCGCCGACCCGCAATCCATCATGTGCTATCAGATCCCGGGCGAGATCACCAAGGACGGCAAACCCATCGTCGGGGGCCGCGATATCGACCGTCTCGACTTCTCCTTTGCCGCCAGCATCTATCCCAAGAAGACCGCCAAGCCCGCGCCCAAATCGGCGCCCATGGCCAAGAAGGCCAAGGCCGGGAAACGCTGA
- the folP gene encoding dihydropteroate synthase, translated as MTTEIMGILNVTPDSFSDGGRFSDLERALEQAFRLAEEGASIIDIGGESTRPGATPVCREEELRRVLPVIESLAGRVSARLSIDTYKPEVAEACLRAGASMINDITGLRDTRMASVAAAHGAAVVIMHMRGTPATMAHETAYSDVVAEVKEFLGRQAATARAIGVGEIILDPGIGFAKTAAQSFELLRRLSEFSDLGYPLLIGPSRKSFLSTLPGMESPADRLEGSLAASVIGVMNGAAIVRVHDVRQCRQALAVADAVKG; from the coding sequence GTGACCACCGAGATCATGGGCATCCTCAATGTGACGCCCGATTCATTCTCTGACGGGGGCCGCTTCAGCGATCTGGAGCGTGCCCTCGAACAGGCCTTCCGGCTGGCCGAAGAAGGCGCCTCCATCATTGACATCGGCGGCGAAAGCACGCGCCCCGGCGCCACGCCTGTTTGCCGGGAGGAGGAACTCCGCCGCGTTCTGCCGGTCATTGAGAGCCTCGCCGGGCGCGTCTCCGCCCGCCTCTCCATTGATACCTACAAGCCGGAGGTGGCTGAGGCATGCCTCCGCGCCGGTGCCTCGATGATCAATGACATCACCGGATTGCGCGATACCCGCATGGCCTCCGTCGCGGCTGCCCACGGTGCGGCCGTCGTCATCATGCACATGCGCGGCACGCCCGCGACCATGGCCCACGAGACCGCCTACTCCGATGTAGTCGCGGAAGTGAAGGAGTTCCTCGGCCGCCAGGCCGCCACCGCCCGCGCCATCGGCGTCGGCGAGATCATCCTCGATCCCGGCATCGGCTTCGCCAAAACCGCGGCCCAGAGCTTCGAACTGCTGCGCCGCCTGTCCGAGTTCTCCGATCTCGGTTATCCTTTGCTCATCGGCCCCTCGCGCAAGTCGTTTCTCTCCACACTGCCCGGCATGGAGAGCCCGGCCGACCGTCTCGAAGGCTCGCTCGCCGCCTCCGTCATCGGAGTCATGAACGGCGCGGCCATCGTCCGGGTTCACGATGTCCGCCAGTGCCGCCAAGCCCTCGCCGTGGCCGACGCAGTGAAAGGTTGA
- the folB gene encoding dihydroneopterin aldolase: MDKILLVGVHLTVNLGVPHEERSIPQEVILDLEMEFDTRPAGESDDFKQTVDYAAVHTTVRRVATERHYSLVECMAERIAAAVLLEFPVAGVRVLLKKPAALRARNVDYPAIEILRRRHA, encoded by the coding sequence ATGGACAAAATCCTTCTAGTGGGTGTACATCTCACCGTGAACCTCGGCGTGCCCCACGAGGAACGTTCCATTCCGCAGGAGGTCATTCTGGATCTCGAAATGGAGTTCGATACGCGCCCCGCCGGCGAGTCCGACGACTTCAAACAGACCGTGGATTACGCCGCCGTGCACACCACCGTCCGCCGCGTCGCCACGGAACGCCATTACTCCTTGGTGGAATGCATGGCCGAACGCATCGCCGCCGCTGTGTTGCTGGAGTTCCCCGTCGCCGGCGTCCGCGTCCTGCTCAAAAAGCCCGCTGCTCTACGCGCCCGCAATGTCGATTACCCGGCCATCGAGATTCTCAGGCGGCGTCATGCCTGA
- the folK gene encoding 2-amino-4-hydroxy-6-hydroxymethyldihydropteridine diphosphokinase: MPDVYLALGSNLGDKRSNLVEAIRRIGAFATVKSVSSFHETDPVGFLDQDRFLNAAVRVSTDLTPQDFLARLLAVEVAMGRVRTIPNGPRTLDLDILLWDSRVIDEPGLVVPHPRMHQRFFVLDPLSEIAPQALHPVLGRTVAQLRDSLLNTLP, translated from the coding sequence ATGCCTGATGTCTACCTGGCCCTCGGCTCGAATCTGGGCGACAAACGGTCCAACCTCGTCGAGGCCATCCGCCGTATCGGCGCCTTCGCCACGGTGAAGTCGGTATCGTCGTTTCACGAGACCGATCCCGTCGGCTTCCTCGATCAGGATCGTTTTCTCAACGCCGCTGTGCGTGTTTCGACCGACCTCACTCCTCAGGATTTCCTTGCCCGCTTGCTGGCCGTCGAAGTTGCCATGGGCCGCGTCCGCACCATCCCCAACGGCCCCCGCACGCTCGATCTCGACATCCTTCTCTGGGATAGTCGGGTGATCGATGAGCCCGGCCTGGTCGTCCCGCATCCTCGGATGCACCAGCGCTTCTTCGTGCTCGACCCGCTCAGCGAAATTGCGCCGCAGGCCCTCCATCCCGTGCTCGGCCGCACCGTTGCCCAGTTGCGCGATAGCCTCCTCAACACTCTGCCGTGA
- a CDS encoding protein phosphatase 2C domain-containing protein — protein sequence MRSYIGISDVGCVRKNNEDSYLVDPELGLYAVADGMGGAQAGELASQIAIQSLREAVAAAPVRTNDALIQAFEHANTTVLETAAADPRLEGMGTTMICALETPNALLVGSVGDSRAWLYQDGRLALVSNDQTWVNEVGRPLGIAEERLKVHPMRHVLTMAVGVSQLLRVQVYPLHPPVGSILLLSSDGLHGPLDDENLEKIMSQPISLEARAHSFIEAAKKAGGPDNITVVLLEF from the coding sequence GTGCGCTCATACATAGGCATATCCGACGTCGGCTGCGTCCGCAAGAACAACGAGGACTCTTATCTCGTCGACCCTGAACTCGGGCTCTATGCCGTCGCCGACGGCATGGGCGGAGCACAGGCCGGCGAGCTCGCCTCACAGATCGCCATACAAAGCCTGCGCGAGGCTGTGGCCGCCGCCCCCGTGCGCACGAACGACGCACTCATCCAGGCCTTCGAACACGCCAACACCACGGTGCTCGAAACCGCCGCGGCCGATCCTCGGCTGGAGGGCATGGGCACGACGATGATCTGCGCCCTGGAGACACCCAATGCCCTGTTGGTCGGTAGCGTCGGCGACAGCCGCGCCTGGCTCTATCAGGACGGCCGGCTCGCTCTCGTGTCCAACGACCAGACCTGGGTCAACGAAGTGGGCCGCCCCCTCGGCATCGCCGAGGAACGCCTCAAAGTGCACCCCATGCGCCATGTCCTCACCATGGCCGTCGGCGTCAGCCAGCTCCTCCGCGTTCAGGTCTATCCTCTCCACCCCCCCGTCGGCAGCATCCTGCTCCTCTCCAGCGACGGACTCCACGGACCCCTCGACGACGAAAACCTCGAAAAAATTATGTCGCAGCCGATATCTTTGGAGGCTCGCGCCCACTCATTTATCGAGGCAGCAAAGAAAGCCGGAGGTCCAGATAACATCACCGTGGTCCTCCTTGAGTTCTAG
- the thiD gene encoding bifunctional hydroxymethylpyrimidine kinase/phosphomethylpyrimidine kinase produces MKSTALTIAGSDPSGGAGIQADLKTFHQFGVYGQAAITLLTVQNTQNVFDVQVQTPDLVVAQIRAVLDDMPPKAAKTGALGTAAVVGAVAELAGSFVFPLVVDPVMISKHGAPLMAAEAQPALFELLKRATLVMPNLHEAAALTGLTVETRDQMAEAAKRIFGRCGCAVLVKGGHLDGIALDLLLLDESMLYEYPAERIDTVHTHGTGCTYSAAVTACLAVGLPLPQAVRAAKEFITEAIRTNPGLGHGRGPVNHHARNPLYNE; encoded by the coding sequence GTGAAGTCCACAGCGCTGACCATCGCCGGATCCGACCCCAGCGGCGGGGCTGGTATTCAGGCGGATCTCAAGACTTTTCACCAGTTTGGCGTCTACGGCCAGGCCGCCATCACGCTGCTGACGGTCCAGAACACCCAAAACGTCTTCGATGTTCAGGTGCAAACGCCCGATCTCGTCGTGGCCCAGATTCGGGCCGTGCTCGACGACATGCCACCCAAGGCCGCGAAAACAGGGGCATTGGGCACTGCCGCGGTGGTCGGGGCAGTTGCTGAACTGGCCGGCAGTTTCGTGTTTCCCCTGGTCGTCGACCCCGTCATGATCAGCAAACACGGTGCCCCGTTGATGGCTGCCGAAGCTCAACCGGCCCTCTTCGAGTTGCTGAAACGGGCCACTCTGGTGATGCCCAATTTGCACGAAGCAGCTGCATTGACGGGGCTTACCGTCGAAACCCGAGACCAGATGGCGGAAGCCGCAAAGCGGATTTTTGGCCGCTGCGGCTGCGCTGTGCTGGTGAAGGGCGGCCACTTGGACGGCATCGCCCTCGACTTGCTTCTCCTCGATGAGTCAATGCTTTACGAGTATCCGGCGGAGAGGATCGACACCGTTCATACCCATGGAACGGGCTGCACTTATTCAGCGGCAGTGACTGCGTGTTTGGCGGTCGGATTGCCCCTGCCTCAGGCCGTGCGAGCAGCCAAGGAGTTCATTACAGAGGCAATCCGAACCAATCCCGGATTGGGCCATGGTCGCGGACCGGTCAACCACCACGCACGCAACCCCCTTTACAATGAATGA
- the tyrS gene encoding tyrosine--tRNA ligase has protein sequence MAFLPVDEQLNYLRKGFAEIIREEDLKERLTQAALANRPLRVKAGFDPTAPDLHLGHTVLLRKMKHFQDLGHTVIFLIGDATGLIGDPTGRNSLRPPMTREEINRNADTYKEQVFQILDPERTEVRFNYDWMGRMGFEDVIRLTSKYTVARILERDEFAKRYRESVPISLHEFLYPLVQGYDSVALECDVELGGTDQKFNLLVGRELQRDYGQAPQIVGTVPLLEGLDGIDKMSKSKGNYVGIKEPPEVMVKKMMTISDNLMWRYWELLTDVSLAEISALKSSARNPRDIKLDLAERVVGDFHPAAVAKAAREQWLHDVSQGQTPDDLPLADASDPRLKQCLLQTGLASSSSEADRLIKAGAVASNGEVIKIPSHRFEPGEYTLRAGKKWARVKV, from the coding sequence GTGGCATTTCTCCCCGTCGACGAGCAGTTGAATTACTTGCGGAAGGGCTTCGCGGAAATCATTCGTGAGGAAGACCTGAAGGAGCGCCTGACCCAGGCGGCCCTGGCCAATCGCCCGCTTCGTGTGAAGGCAGGCTTTGATCCCACAGCGCCGGACTTGCATTTGGGTCACACCGTTCTGCTCCGCAAGATGAAGCATTTTCAGGACTTAGGGCATACGGTAATCTTCCTGATCGGGGATGCAACGGGCTTGATCGGCGACCCCACGGGTCGCAACTCGCTGCGTCCGCCAATGACCAGGGAAGAGATCAATCGCAACGCAGATACCTATAAGGAGCAGGTGTTCCAGATCCTCGATCCGGAAAGGACCGAGGTCCGGTTCAACTACGACTGGATGGGCCGGATGGGTTTTGAGGATGTGATCCGGCTGACGTCGAAGTACACCGTGGCTCGTATTCTTGAGCGCGATGAATTCGCCAAACGGTACCGCGAGTCGGTGCCGATCTCATTGCACGAATTCCTGTATCCGCTGGTGCAAGGGTACGACTCGGTCGCGCTGGAGTGCGACGTCGAACTCGGCGGCACGGACCAGAAGTTTAACCTGTTGGTGGGCCGCGAGTTGCAGCGCGACTACGGCCAGGCGCCGCAGATTGTCGGCACGGTTCCGCTGCTGGAGGGGCTGGACGGCATCGACAAAATGTCGAAGTCGAAAGGCAACTATGTCGGCATCAAGGAACCGCCGGAGGTGATGGTCAAGAAGATGATGACCATCAGCGACAACCTGATGTGGCGGTACTGGGAACTGTTGACAGACGTATCTTTAGCGGAGATTTCGGCCCTGAAGTCGAGCGCGCGGAACCCGCGCGATATTAAACTGGACTTGGCTGAGCGGGTCGTCGGTGATTTCCATCCTGCCGCTGTAGCCAAGGCTGCGCGCGAGCAGTGGTTGCACGACGTGAGCCAAGGCCAGACGCCAGACGATTTGCCTCTCGCGGATGCTTCGGATCCGCGTCTGAAACAATGCCTTCTGCAGACCGGGCTCGCGTCTTCGAGTTCGGAGGCCGATCGTCTGATCAAGGCCGGGGCCGTGGCTTCAAACGGCGAAGTCATTAAGATTCCGTCGCACCGGTTCGAGCCCGGCGAGTATACTCTGAGGGCCGGTAAGAAGTGGGCGCGTGTGAAGGTCTGA